Proteins found in one Primulina eburnea isolate SZY01 chromosome 16, ASM2296580v1, whole genome shotgun sequence genomic segment:
- the LOC140816424 gene encoding uncharacterized protein encodes MSGGAGTADFFYREAHRLGYVARSAFKLVQMQKQYKLITAGSSVLDLGCAPGAWLQVACQNLGPLIKGGAVVGIDIKKVKVPSLYCDSRVKTVCADVMSLPREQVKALSPQSRGFSVILSDLCPPVSGITDRDSALSAELGMQAINLAVGTDALARSETRSDGSGVLQPGGHLVVKLLESEDVKELSRICKPLFRKASWLRPRATRSCSREIYLVCQGLKQP; translated from the exons ATGAGTGGAGGGGCAGGAACGGCCGATTTCTTCTATAGAGAAGCTCATCGACTGGGTTATGTTGCCCGCTCTGCCTTCAAG TTGGTTCAGATGCAGAAGCAGTACAAACTCATAACAGCTGGTTCTTCTGTTCTTGATCTTGGGTGTGCTCCCGGCGCTTGGCTTCAG GTCGCTTGTCAAAACTTGGGCCCATTGATAAAGGGAGGAGCTGTTGTTGGGATTGACATCAAG AAGGTGAAGGTTCCATCTCTGTACTGTGATTCAAGGGTTAAAACTGTTTGTGCTGATGTTATGAGTTTACCAAGGGAACAAGTTAAAGCTCTCTCTCCCCAG aGTAGAGGCTTCTCTGTGATTCTGTCCGACCTGTGTCCCCCTGTTTCTGGAATCACTGATCGAGATTCTGCTTTATCCGCTGAACTGGGGATGCAAGCAATCAATTTGGCAGTTGGGACTGATGCCCTTGCTCGTTCAGAGACGCGGTCCGATGGTTCTGGTGTACTACAACCTGGGGGACACCTAGTTGTTAAGCTTCTTGAAAGTGAAGATGTAAAAG AATTGAGCCGAATATGTAAACCACTCTTCCGAAAGGCATCCTGGCTGAGGCCTCGAGCAACTAGATCTTGTTCCAGAGAGATTTATCTTGTTTGCCAAGGATTGAAGCAACCTTAA
- the LOC140816197 gene encoding CASP-like protein 5B1: MKEVFGGPGKKSGLVIRIGQCMCAASSIGIMASASGFSTTTAFCYLIASMGLQVLWSFGLACLDIHALRFNKGLHNHFIVSLLVVGDWVTATLSLAAASSSAGVIVLFTRDTSFCVIEPKYSCDMFQISIALAFASWFLVAYSSYVMFWLVPSF, encoded by the exons ATGAAAGAGGTGTTTGGCGGTCCAGGGAAAAAAAGTGGGCTAGTAATAAGGATTGGGCAGTGTATGTGTGCAGCTAGTTCTATCGGGATCATGGCTTCTGCTTCTGGCTTCTCTACTACTACGGCTTTTTG CTACTTGATTGCATCCATGGGTCTTCAAGTTTTGTGGAGCTTTGGACTTGCATGCCTCGACATACATGCTTTGAGATTCAACAAAGGTCTTCATAATCACTTCATAGTCAGTCTTCTTGTTGTTGGAGATTGG GTTACAGCTACTCTATCACTCGCGGCTGCTAGCTCGTCTGCTGGTGTTATTGTCCTCTTTACCAGAGATACAAGCTTCTGTGTGATAGAGCCCAAATATTCGTGCGATATGTTTCAGATATCCATAGCTTTGGCATTTGCCTCATGGTTTCTTGTTGCCTATTCTTCATATGTCATGTTTTGGCTTGTCCCATCTTTTTGA